From Salvia splendens isolate huo1 chromosome 16, SspV2, whole genome shotgun sequence, a single genomic window includes:
- the LOC121770471 gene encoding uncharacterized protein LOC121770471 produces the protein MKLHTEKSLDHPLWNEVGERKILGPDAIEEMIEIVRKIRERIKEAHDRQKSYADVRRTDLQFSVGDKVFLKVLPSKGIARFGVKGKLRLRYIGPYEILEALGPVAYRLALPSSFGNVHNVFHVSQLRKYVFVRKHVIHQEEMILNPDLSYEERPKTILDRKVQQLRNKSIPSVKVLWEHHGQEEATWELEDKMKERYPELFE, from the coding sequence ATGAAACTTCACACGGAGAAGAGCTTAGACCACCCTCTATGGAACGAGGTCGGTGAGAGGAAAATTCTGGGTCCGGATGCAATCGAAGAGATGATAGAAATTGTCAGAAAAATCCGAGAGAGAATCAAGGAGGCTCATGACAGACAAAAGTCCTATGCAGATGTCCGACGGACTGATTTGCAATTTTCAGTGGGAGATAAAGTCTTCTTGAAAGTATTACCGTCGAAGGGGATAGCTAGATTTGGAGTCAAGGGAAAACTCCGACTCCGGTACATAGGACCGTACGAAATCCTAGAGGCGCTTGGACCAGTAGCTTATCGACTAGCATTACCGTCGAGCTTTGGAAACGTTCACAACGTATTCCATGTATCCCAGCTCAGAAAGTATGTGTTTGTTCGGAAGCACGTGATTCATCAGGAGGAGATGATATTAAACCCGGAtctgagctacgaggaaaggccaaaGACAATTCTGGACAGGAAGGTGCAACAACTAAGAAATAAATCCATTCCTTCagtgaaagtactttgggaaCACCACGGGCAGGAAGAGGCCACGTGGGAATTGGAAGATAAAATGAAGGAGCGCTACCCTGAACTGTTCGAGTAA